One genomic window of Paramormyrops kingsleyae isolate MSU_618 chromosome 20, PKINGS_0.4, whole genome shotgun sequence includes the following:
- the nup133 gene encoding nuclear pore complex protein Nup133 — translation MYSPRSTPASVRRPAARTAGRKSLAATPTGILFSPARRSSLSARGTPIRVQSQTAAESLNFDVQTFGSSLPVKVMEALTVAEADAQISVKVEESGWAWMVCGERLIVWKIGQTAVAKLSVCKELQLSPSELAYSADLVAISSAMPLETAPVQLISVMAVSPEGTVRFWPNLAHEGTFIEAVADVGGNFCNFLTAVKGNSFVLSSYKSQLLRLTVDTSGRLQQRALQQGHGVLSGIGRRMSSLFGILAPPADSILHSLLWVRATCQLYTLSSCSLSKWEVEESSEHQVLSWDINKNVTESIRDAVWGSESNYEEIKEGVRVTYLDMQLGLDGLVVLAAAWHPSDTPCLVYYCLLTLPDSDPIMTEPLSVEVTKYNPPFQGEEELQAMRFLLPPSPTMAAYLYRDDLIYACSSGTGRGSLPEERIPFSSAGDRILGAGCCASLPVFFSQNSGLVAVVAQEGASMLPETMEDSLSSSVAGIAPEGGAAEGSLRMETIAQEDKTKLLKAAFLQFCRKDLLSSQTMTDELFPADGDGEGDAELDGVVMQIDLDLVDDYPASDPRWAESVPDESAGLTLTSLIVLHQLEDKMKAHCFFMDFLQQVSLLERLTSVTVRSVPMATRLLLCEHAEKLSAAIVLKNYHTKLPALVNAAICSTLRKSGTPVPASLTAADVFFREVSQVSSIFESLLEEEERTLREYPVDSVEWAEVVVNVNNIIKDMLQAATSYRETKASLYRGPEDGRSEPEYIPWTASSGPGGVRTVLAQQHEVVVKTVYPHVDTQLRSTLNEQLVALLDSYLGTYVAQLTSLNRASQQERYRSLEMEYMQKRAELLTPLLELGQYQWVAVLAEKYCDFDILVQMCEQTDNQSRLQRYMTKFADQNFADFLFRWYMEKGKRGKLLSQPVAQHQQLASFLQAHEHLSWLHEINIDDFQKAHRTLYGLANAETRYFAKKKTLLALSKLAALTSDYSEAVLQRKLDDMVEQERFLLHQETLPKQLLEEKRLNPDTMPLLSPHNLVSLYICDDNRRANEYDFKKALDLLDYIDKDDAVDIQSLKCEIFCKALKRDEWSSVDGADDPVEAAKDSIFVKVLQKLIQEGVPLQGYLPDVQDLLQAEELEGLRSKPYFEFLLRANYEHYLQVQM, via the exons ATGTATTCTCCGCGATCCACTCCTGCTTCAGTCCGCAGGCCAGCCGCTCGGACAGCCGGGAGGAAGAGTCTTGCCGCTACCCCGACTGGAATTCTCTTCTCTCCGGCTCGGAGGAGTTCATTGTCAGCCAG AGGGACTCCCATAAGGGTGCAGAGTCAGACGGCCGCCGAGTCATTGAATTTTGATGTACAAACGTTTGGCTCCTCGCTGCCTGTCAAAGTGATGGAGGCTTTAACTGTGGCCGAAG CTGATGCCCAGATCTCCGTGAAGGTGGAGGAGAGCGGCTGGGCTTGGATGGTGTGTGGGGAGCGGCTCATTGTTTGGAAGATTGGTCAGACTGCGGTGGCCAAG CTGTCTGTATGTAAAGAGCTCCAGTTGTCGCCCAGTGAGTTGGCGTACTCTGCAGACCTCGTCGCCATATCGTCTGCGATGCCACTGGAAACAGCCCCAGTTCAG TTGATTTCGGTGATGGCCGTGTCTCCTGAGGGAACTGTGCGCTTCTGGCCCAACCTGGCCCACGAGGGCACCTTCATCGAGGCTGTGGCAGACGTGGGTGGCAACTTCTGCAACTTCCTTACAGCTGTCAAG GGGAACAGCTTCGTCTTGTCGTCCTACAAAAGCCAGCTTCTGCGTCTGACTGTGGATACCTCTGGGAGgctccagcagagggcgctgcaGCAAGGACATGGTGTTCTGTCTGGTATCGGCAGGCGGATGTCCTCCCTCTTCGGTATTCTAGCGCCTCCTGCTGATTCCATT TTACACAGCCTTCTCTGGGTGCGGGCCACTTGCCAGCTCTACACTTTGAGTAGCTGCTCCCTCAGCAAGTGGGAGGTGGAGGAAAGCTCCGAACACCAAGTGCTCAGCTGGGACATCAACAAGAACGTGACGGAGAGCATCAGAGACGCCGTCTGG ggctCAGAAAGCAACTATGAAGAAATTAAGGAGGGCGTTAGGGTGACGTACCTGGACATGCAGCTTGGCCT GGATGGCTTGGTGGTCCTGGCTGCCGCGTGGCACCCATCTGACACCCCCTGCCTGGTCTATTACTGCCTGCTCACCCTGCCGGACAGTGACCCCATCATGACAGAACCGCTTTCTGTGGAGGTCACCAAATACAATCCCCCCTTTCAG GGTGAAGAGGAGCTGCAGGCCATGCGCTTCCTGCTCCCGCCCTCCCCCACCATGGCTGCGTATCTCTACAGGGACGACCTGATCTACGCCTGCTCCTCTGGCACTGGGCGGGGCAGCCTGCCCGAGGAGAGGATCCCCTTCAGCTCTGCCG GAGATCGCATCCTGGGCGCGGGCTGCTGTGCCAGCTTGCCCGTCTTCTTCTCCCAGAACAGCGGCCTGGTGGCCGTGGTGGCCCAGGAAGGCGCGTCTATGCTCCCTGAGACGATGGAGGACTCGTTGTCCTCCTCCGTGGCTGGGATTGCACCGGAG GGAGGGGCTGCTGAAGGTTCCTTGAGGATGGAGACGATTGCTCAGGAGGACAAAACCAAACTGCTAAAGGCGGCTTTCCTTCAGTTTTGCCG GAAAGACCTGCTGAGCTCCCAGACGATGACTGATGAGCTTTTCCCCGCTGATGGCGATGGGGAGGGCGACGCCGAGCTGGATGGGGTCGTCATGCAGATCGATCTCGACCTGGTGGACGACTACCCCGCCTCTGACCCCCGCTGGGCCGAGTCCGTCCCTGATG AGAGTGCAGGATTGACGCTCACATCCCTGATTGTCCTTCACCAGTTGGAGGATAAGATGAAAGCTCACTGCTTCTTCATGGACTTCCTCCAGCAG GTGTCTCTCCTGGAGCGCCTGACCTCGGTGACGGTTCGCTCCGTGCCCATGGCCACACGCCTCCTCCTGTGCGAGCACGCCGAGAAGCTCTCCGCCGCCATCGTGCTCAAGAACTACCACACCAAGCTGCCCGCGCTGGTCAACGCCGCCATCTGCAGCACGCTGAGGAAGAGCGGCACCCCCGTGCCGGCCAGCCTGACCGCAGCCGATGTGTTCTTcagagag GTGTCTCAGGTCTCCTCGATCTTCGAGAGCCttctggaggaggaggagaggacaCTGAGGGAGTACCCCGTCGACTCCGTGGAGTGGGCGGAGGTCGTGGTCAACGTCAACAACATCATCAAG GACATGCTTCAAGCTGCTACCAGCTACAGAGAAACCAAAGCCTCTCTGTACCGAGGCCCAGAAGACGGCAGATCTGAGCCGGAGTACATTCCCTGGACAG CCTCCAGTGGTCCTGGGGGTGTGCGGACGGTTCTCGCCCAGCAGCACGAGGTAGTAGTGAAGACGGTGTACCCGCATGTGGACACGCAGCTGCGCAGCACCTTGAATGAGCAGCTGGTGGCGCTGCTCGATTCTTACCTGGGCACCTACGTGGCCCAGCTGACCTCACTGAACCGGGCCAGCCAGCAGGAGCGATACAGGAGCTTGGAGATGGAGTACATGCAGAAACGGGCCGAGCTGCTGACGCCGCTCT TGGAGTTGGGTCAGTACCAGTGGGTGGCAGTCCTAGCAGAGAAGTACTGCGACTTCGACATCCTGGTGCAGATGTGCGAGCAGACTGACAACCAGAGCCGGCTACAGCGCTACATGACCAAGTTCGCAGACCAG AACTTTGCAGATTTTCTCTTCCGCTGGTACATGGAAAAGGGCAAACGGGGGAAGTTGCTGTCGCAGCCCGTGGCTCAGCACCAGCAGCTGGCGAGTTTCCTGCAGGCCCATGAGCACCTTAGCTGGCTGCACGAGATCAACATCGACGACTTCCAGAAG GCTCACCGCACTCTGTATGGACTCGCCAATGCAGAGACGCGATACTTTGCCAAAAAGAAGACCCTGCTGGCCCTCAGCAAGCTCGCAGCCCTCACCTCCGATTATTCAGAGGCAGTGTTACAGCGAAAGTTGGATG ATATGGTGGAGCAGGAGCGCTTCCTTCTCCACCAGGAGACTCTGCCCAAGCAGCTGCTGGAGGAGAAGCGGCTCAATCCGGACACCATGCCGTTGCTGAGCCCCCACAACCTCGTCAGC CTGTATATCTGTGATGACAACAGGAGAGCTAATGAGTACGACTTCAAGAAGGCCCTGGATCTGCTGGACTACATCGACAAG gaTGATGCAGTGGACATTCAGAGCCTGAAGTGTGAAATCTTCTGCAAGGCTCTGAAGAGGGACGA ATGGTCCTCTGTTGACGGGGCTGATGACCCAGTAGAAGCAGCCAAAGACAGTATCTTTGTGAAGGTTCTGCAGAAGCTTATTCAGGAAG GTGTTCCTCTACAGGGTTATCTTCCTGACGTCCAAGATCTGCTTCAGGCTGAGGAGCTGGAGGGGTTGAGGTCCAAACCCTATTTTGAGTTCCTTCTGCGTGCAAACTATGAACATTATCTTCAGGTTCAAATGTAA